One part of the Quercus lobata isolate SW786 chromosome 7, ValleyOak3.0 Primary Assembly, whole genome shotgun sequence genome encodes these proteins:
- the LOC115953058 gene encoding beta-glucuronosyltransferase GlcAT14A gives MGMIKIFMFCIMLTAVLFSLLYIPTKLTMPISSFRPIMNYLNIQKTNKTSYPTTFAYLISASKGDTVKLKRLVRALYHPGNYYLIHLDHGAPAWEHRDIAKFVASDQVFGQVGNVWIVKKPNLVTYRGPTMLATTLHAMAILLRTCKWDWFINLSASDYPLVTQDDLIHAFSDLPRNLNFIQHSGRLGWKLNKRAKPVIIDPALYSHNKSEIWWVIKQRTLPTAFKLYTGSAWTILSRSFAEYCIVGWDNLPRTLLLYYTNFVSSPEGYFQTLTCNSEDYRNTTVNHDLRYITWDNPPKQHPRSLGLKDYRGAVLSNRPFARKFKKNDRVLDKIDRLLLKRHHRHFTYGGWCSGSGEMYNTCSALQSENYGVLKPGPGARRLKSSLTRALSERNFRRQQCR, from the exons ATGGGTAtgatcaaaattttcatgttttgcATCATGCTAACCGCAgtgcttttctctcttctctacaTTCCAACCAAACTAACCATGCCCATCTCAAGCTTTAGGCCCATTATGAACTACTTAAACATacaaaaaaccaacaaaacatcATATCCTACAACATTTGCCTACCTCATTTCAGCCTCCAAAGGTGATACTGTAAAGCTAAAACGCTTGGTACGTGCACTATATCATCCGGGGAATTACTATTTGATTCACTTGGATCATGGTGCACCTGCGTGGGAGCATCGTGATATAGCGAAGTTTGTGGCTAGTGACCAAGTTTTCGGCCAAGTGGGTAATGTTTGGATTGTTAAAAAACCAAACTTGGTCACATATAGAGGTCCAACCATGCTTGCCACCACTCTTCATGCAATGGCTATACTCTTGAGGACTTGCAAATGGGATTGGTTCATAAACCTTAGTGCTTCTGACTATCCTTTAGTCACTCAAGATG atctgattcaTGCCTTCTCTGATTTGCCAAGAAATCTAAATTTCATACAGCACAGCGGTAGATTGGGTTGGAAACT GAATAAGAGAGCCAAGCCAGTCATAATAGACCCAGCACTCTATAGCCACAACAAATCTGAGATTTGGTGGGTTATTAAGCAGAGGACTCTCCCAACAGCTTTTAAGCTTTATACAG GTTCAGCTTGGACTATACTGTCAAGATCTTTTGCTGAGTATTGCATAGTGGGCTGGGACAATTTGCCAAGGACTCTCCTCCTCTACTATACCAACTTTGTATCATCTCCTGAGGGATATTTCCAGACTCTGACATGCAATTCTGAAGACTACAGGAACACTACAGTTAACCATGACCTCCGCTACATTACATGGGATAATCCACCGAAGCAGCACCCTAGGTCCCTTGGACTTAAAGATTATAGAGGTGCGGTTCTAAGCAACCGCCCTTTTGCGAGGAAGTTCAAGAAAAATGACAGAGTTCTCGACAAAATTGATCGACTGCTTCTCAAAAGACACCACAGACATTTCACATATGGTGGGTGGTGTTCTGGGAGTGGAGAGATGTATAATACGTGTTCAGCTTTGCAAAGTGAGAATTATGGTGTTTTGAAGCCTGGACCAGGGGCTAGAAGGTTGAAATCTTCACTAACAAGAGCTCTTTCTGAGAGGAATTTTCGCAGGCAGCAATGCAGATGA